One region of Deltaproteobacteria bacterium PRO3 genomic DNA includes:
- a CDS encoding transposase, with protein sequence MAKVRAGVERVFARAKNIFGFSRSRYRTLARNRSKGFLLPTAMNLLRMRSLLVLAP encoded by the coding sequence ATTGCTAAGGTCAGAGCCGGAGTCGAAAGGGTCTTTGCCCGCGCCAAGAATATTTTCGGATTTAGTAGAAGCCGATATCGAACCTTGGCAAGAAACCGAAGCAAGGGTTTCCTGTTGCCTACAGCGATGAATCTGCTCCGGATGCGGTCCCTGCTTGTCCTCGCACCATGA
- a CDS encoding MBL fold metallo-hydrolase — protein sequence MRILPILVLFCSLPACMPLPALPQRGDSGVGVPDANAVEGGSKLEIYLPDVGQGDATLLRSPGGKTLLIDAGPPSAGRERLLPLLRELKVAKLDALLVTHYDLDHLGGVPSLLAGEDGKIGTPDDIAVGVAYDRGGVPWDNSPGYGGYLSALAKAGAQRRTLEAGQGLALDDALKIRCLAANGAVANFGGSAATVDLTPATYSGKENAASIALLVEYGNFRYLTAGDLTGGGSLDGFLTPDVESLLAESMGRVDVVHANHHGSLSSSNASFVEATAPSAIFIQAEKDNAYGHPHPEVLARWRAIGAEIYSTAEGTGFRLETLGDGFEILPIAP from the coding sequence ATGCGAATCCTCCCAATCCTGGTCCTATTTTGTAGTTTGCCCGCTTGCATGCCACTGCCCGCCCTCCCCCAACGCGGGGATTCCGGAGTCGGCGTTCCAGACGCAAACGCGGTGGAAGGTGGATCGAAGCTGGAAATTTACCTGCCGGATGTCGGCCAAGGAGACGCGACGCTCTTGCGAAGTCCGGGCGGGAAGACCTTGCTGATCGACGCGGGGCCGCCGAGCGCCGGCCGGGAGCGTTTGCTGCCTCTTTTGAGAGAACTGAAGGTCGCCAAGCTGGATGCGCTGCTCGTCACGCACTACGATTTGGATCATCTGGGCGGGGTGCCGTCGCTGTTGGCCGGCGAGGACGGAAAAATCGGCACTCCAGATGACATCGCCGTGGGCGTCGCCTATGACCGCGGCGGGGTTCCCTGGGACAACAGTCCAGGCTATGGCGGTTATTTATCGGCCCTTGCCAAGGCTGGGGCACAGCGCCGGACCTTGGAGGCGGGACAAGGGTTGGCGCTGGACGACGCCTTGAAAATCCGATGCTTGGCGGCCAACGGCGCCGTGGCGAATTTTGGGGGATCTGCCGCAACGGTGGATCTGACGCCGGCGACCTATTCCGGAAAGGAGAACGCGGCCTCGATTGCCCTGTTGGTCGAGTACGGCAATTTTCGTTATCTCACCGCGGGAGACCTGACCGGGGGCGGCTCGCTGGACGGATTTCTGACGCCGGATGTCGAGTCGCTGCTGGCGGAATCGATGGGCAGAGTCGACGTGGTGCATGCGAACCATCACGGCAGCCTGAGCAGCTCGAACGCGTCGTTCGTGGAGGCCACGGCGCCCAGCGCGATCTTCATTCAGGCCGAGAAAGACAATGCCTACGGGCACCCCCATCCGGAGGTGCTTGCCCGGTGGCGGGCCATCGGCGCGGAAATATACTCGACGGCGGAGGGAACGGGGTTCAGGTTGGAGACCTTGGGGGACGGGTTTGAAATTCTTCCCATCGCTCCTTGA
- a CDS encoding flippase, with product MPRPVLKSTLIKNIFSLTFLQAANYILPLITVPYLVRVLGPDGFGIIGFAFALIQYFILLTDYGFNLSATRMIALRENDPKNLSTTFSSIYTIKLAFIILSLLLLVLITHFIPQIRLHAKIFYLTFLIVVGNALFPIWLFQGLQEMGHIVWLNLFSKALCTGAIFLFVKSPQSINLAVGLQSSGYILSGVLGFCMAVYKYKIKLVNPGKETIKHQLREGWPIFISTASISLYTNTNIVLLGLLTNETQVGYYSAADKVIKAVQGLTTPVTQAIYPYINRLISQSKESAILFIKKSLTAFGFASILMSICLLLFAEPIVNLILGAGFEQSIILIKIMSPLPLIITISNILGIQTMLPFGLNKEFSRSIIISSIINIALIIPFTSWLLAKGTAASLVITELTVTALMWGYLRKNKIILLGATRNAI from the coding sequence ATGCCCCGCCCTGTTTTAAAATCCACATTAATAAAAAATATTTTTTCTCTAACCTTTCTCCAGGCAGCAAACTACATTCTGCCCCTGATCACCGTCCCATATCTGGTCCGCGTTCTTGGACCTGACGGATTCGGCATCATCGGCTTTGCTTTTGCATTAATACAATATTTTATTTTACTGACCGATTATGGCTTTAACCTATCGGCTACACGTATGATTGCATTGAGAGAGAACGATCCGAAAAACCTCTCAACTACATTTTCATCAATTTACACAATTAAGCTAGCCTTCATTATATTGAGCTTACTTTTACTCGTATTAATTACTCACTTTATACCTCAAATTCGTCTTCACGCAAAAATCTTCTATCTTACATTTTTAATTGTTGTCGGGAACGCCCTCTTCCCAATTTGGTTATTTCAGGGATTACAGGAAATGGGGCATATCGTCTGGTTAAATCTATTCAGCAAAGCATTGTGCACCGGAGCGATTTTCCTTTTTGTAAAATCTCCACAATCCATCAATCTCGCAGTCGGACTTCAATCCTCTGGTTATATTTTATCAGGGGTCCTAGGGTTTTGCATGGCCGTGTATAAATATAAGATAAAATTAGTAAATCCAGGGAAAGAGACTATTAAACACCAGCTACGTGAGGGATGGCCAATTTTCATCTCAACAGCCTCGATAAGTCTATATACAAACACAAATATTGTTTTACTTGGACTACTAACAAATGAAACGCAGGTGGGATATTATTCCGCAGCAGACAAGGTTATTAAAGCAGTACAGGGGCTCACAACTCCTGTTACGCAAGCCATCTACCCTTATATAAATCGATTAATATCGCAGTCAAAAGAGAGCGCAATTCTATTTATTAAAAAAAGCCTAACAGCATTTGGATTTGCATCCATATTAATGTCCATCTGCCTGCTTTTATTTGCAGAACCCATTGTTAATTTGATTCTAGGCGCAGGATTTGAGCAATCGATAATCTTAATAAAGATAATGTCACCTCTTCCGCTAATTATCACAATTAGCAATATCTTAGGCATTCAAACAATGCTCCCCTTTGGATTAAATAAGGAATTCAGCAGGTCGATTATAATTTCATCCATAATCAATATTGCATTAATAATTCCATTTACATCCTGGCTCTTAGCAAAAGGCACAGCCGCCTCGTTGGTCATCACAGAATTAACAGTCACGGCATTAATGTGGGGTTACCTAAGAAAAAATAAAATTATTTTATTAGGAGCAACACGAAATGCTATTTGA
- a CDS encoding glycosyltransferase family 4 protein gives MKIAVIHDWLVTYAGAERVLEQILYCFPDADLFCVVDFLSPNQRGFLKGKNPHPTFIQRLPLAPKKYRSYLPIMPFAIERLDLRDYDLVLSSSHAVAKGVKTRPEQLHISYIHSPMRYAWELQEQYLRETGLDSGLKGAVVRWLLKRLRAWDLRNNRRIQQLIANSGYISRRINNCYGRESTVIYPPVSVDDFSGEEAREGFYLTVSRLVPYKKVDLIAAAFRGMPEKELLIIGDGPDYEKVRRSAGPNVRMLGALPFQEMKRLLQKACAFVFAAEEDFGISVVEAQAAGTPVIAFGRGGALETVRGPEAPYPTGIFFQEQSISALQAAVRAFEERREMFSPEHCRSNARNFDVSRFRSAYSSFVKERWEEFQTRPPRSPT, from the coding sequence GTGAAAATCGCCGTCATCCACGACTGGCTGGTTACCTACGCGGGGGCCGAGCGGGTTCTCGAGCAAATCCTTTATTGTTTTCCCGATGCAGATCTATTTTGCGTCGTTGATTTTCTTTCTCCTAACCAGCGCGGTTTTTTGAAGGGGAAAAACCCCCATCCGACCTTTATCCAAAGGCTTCCCCTTGCTCCCAAGAAATACCGCTCTTACCTGCCGATCATGCCTTTCGCGATCGAGCGATTGGACCTTCGCGACTATGACCTGGTCCTCAGCAGCTCCCATGCCGTCGCCAAGGGGGTTAAGACTCGACCGGAACAGCTGCATATCTCGTATATCCATTCGCCGATGCGTTACGCCTGGGAACTTCAAGAACAATATCTGCGGGAGACCGGATTGGATTCGGGTCTCAAGGGCGCAGTAGTCCGATGGCTATTGAAGCGGCTTCGCGCTTGGGATCTTCGCAATAACCGGAGAATTCAACAGCTCATCGCCAATTCAGGCTATATCTCGCGTCGCATCAATAACTGCTACGGACGCGAATCCACCGTGATCTATCCGCCGGTATCGGTAGATGATTTCTCTGGAGAAGAGGCGCGCGAAGGATTCTATCTCACCGTCTCACGCCTGGTTCCCTACAAAAAGGTCGATCTCATCGCCGCGGCGTTTCGGGGTATGCCGGAAAAAGAGCTACTGATCATCGGTGATGGCCCAGACTATGAAAAGGTCAGGCGCTCCGCCGGCCCCAACGTGCGTATGCTCGGTGCACTTCCGTTCCAAGAGATGAAACGGCTTCTGCAAAAGGCATGCGCCTTCGTCTTCGCGGCCGAGGAAGACTTCGGCATCTCCGTCGTCGAAGCCCAAGCCGCCGGAACCCCGGTCATAGCCTTTGGACGGGGCGGGGCGCTGGAAACCGTGCGCGGACCCGAAGCTCCGTATCCCACCGGAATATTTTTCCAGGAACAAAGCATTTCCGCCCTGCAGGCCGCCGTGCGTGCCTTCGAGGAACGGCGAGAGATGTTCTCTCCGGAGCATTGCCGGAGCAATGCGCGCAATTTTGACGTTTCGCGGTTTCGCTCAGCGTATTCGAGTTTCGTCAAGGAGCGATGGGAAGAATTTCAAACCCGTCCCCCAAGGTCTCCAACCTGA
- the glf gene encoding UDP-galactopyranose mutase translates to MLFDFLIVGAGFSGSVAAERLASRGNKILLIDKREHIGGNAFDEYDSNGILIHKYGPHIFHTNSRRIFEYLSTFTTWRNYEHRVLAHVDGRLFPIPINLDTINGLYNLDLDEKALKEFFEKVRIPRSPINTSEDVVLNTVGMDLYEKFFKGYTRKQWGLDPSELSASVTARIPVRTNRDDRYFTDSYQAMPKDGYTKLFSNILDHPNIQIELNVDFFKKRNSYKYKHLIYTGPIDAYYDFKFGPLPYRSLIFEHTHIPNIEYFQKVGTINYPNDYSFTRITEFKHLTGQKFNGTSIVKEYPTAEGDPYYPIPNSSNDILFKKYYSISTSERNVTFIGRLAQYKYFNMDQCVGASLKAIQDIFNEP, encoded by the coding sequence ATGCTATTTGATTTTTTAATTGTCGGAGCAGGATTCTCGGGAAGTGTTGCAGCCGAACGATTGGCATCGCGGGGAAATAAAATCCTATTAATCGATAAGCGTGAGCATATTGGCGGTAATGCTTTTGACGAATATGATTCTAACGGAATATTAATCCATAAATATGGCCCTCATATCTTTCATACTAATTCCAGGCGAATTTTTGAATATTTATCAACCTTCACCACTTGGAGGAATTACGAACATCGAGTCTTGGCGCATGTAGATGGAAGGCTTTTCCCTATCCCTATCAACCTTGATACGATAAATGGTCTATACAATCTTGATCTCGATGAGAAAGCCCTGAAAGAGTTCTTTGAGAAAGTGCGAATTCCTCGCTCTCCAATCAATACAAGCGAGGATGTGGTTTTAAACACAGTAGGCATGGACCTTTACGAAAAATTTTTTAAAGGATACACGCGTAAACAATGGGGATTAGATCCATCTGAACTGAGCGCAAGTGTTACTGCAAGGATTCCAGTACGAACTAATCGAGATGATAGATATTTTACTGATAGCTACCAGGCCATGCCAAAAGATGGGTACACTAAATTATTTTCAAATATATTGGATCATCCAAACATCCAAATTGAGCTGAATGTAGATTTTTTTAAAAAAAGAAACTCTTATAAATATAAACATTTAATCTATACTGGCCCGATAGACGCATATTATGACTTTAAATTCGGCCCTCTCCCATACAGATCGCTCATCTTCGAACATACACATATACCCAATATTGAATATTTTCAGAAAGTTGGCACAATAAATTATCCCAATGATTATAGCTTTACTCGCATTACTGAATTCAAACACTTAACAGGCCAAAAATTTAATGGCACATCTATAGTAAAAGAGTACCCAACAGCAGAAGGCGACCCGTATTATCCAATCCCAAACTCTAGCAATGATATTTTATTTAAAAAATATTATTCAATAAGTACCTCCGAGAGAAACGTAACCTTTATTGGAAGATTGGCACAGTATAAGTATTTCAATATGGACCAATGCGTTGGAGCATCTCTCAAAGCTATTCAGGACATTTTTAATGAACCCTAA
- a CDS encoding glycosyltransferase family 2 protein, translating into MKFSLILATINRTTELEIFLKSLLSQNPQSFELIIVDQNNDNRLQTIIENFQDIFKIIHIKSPPGLSRARNAGLNASTGDLIAFPDDDCQYPPGLLDNIFELFLNNNCDGISGRCVDEYERDSAGVFLTKRSLINKFNVWSSAISVSLFIKRSAIQNLFFDENLGLGSNTPYQSGEETDFVLSLLNNRRQIIYFPNIFVIHPSPTTTFTEHAIQRAFKYGMGCGKVLKKHNYPVWYKVYLLFRPLGGALLSLGCFKISKAKYHFNIFKGRLLGMK; encoded by the coding sequence ATGAAATTTTCATTAATATTGGCCACTATCAACAGAACAACAGAACTTGAAATTTTTCTTAAATCACTCCTATCGCAAAACCCACAATCATTCGAATTGATCATCGTAGACCAAAACAACGATAATAGGCTTCAGACAATAATCGAGAACTTCCAGGACATTTTTAAAATCATCCATATTAAATCCCCTCCAGGGCTTTCCAGAGCAAGAAATGCCGGTTTAAATGCTTCAACCGGAGACCTCATTGCTTTTCCTGATGACGATTGTCAATATCCTCCAGGGCTATTGGATAATATATTTGAATTATTTTTAAATAATAATTGTGACGGTATCTCTGGGAGATGTGTAGACGAATACGAAAGAGATAGCGCGGGAGTTTTTCTAACCAAAAGAAGCTTAATTAATAAATTTAATGTTTGGTCTTCAGCTATATCAGTTTCGTTGTTTATAAAAAGAAGTGCAATTCAAAACCTCTTTTTTGATGAAAATTTAGGTCTAGGAAGCAATACGCCCTATCAATCAGGTGAAGAGACAGATTTTGTTCTATCTTTACTCAATAATAGAAGACAAATAATATATTTCCCCAACATATTTGTCATTCATCCTTCTCCCACTACAACATTTACTGAACACGCAATTCAGAGAGCATTTAAGTATGGAATGGGTTGCGGGAAGGTGCTTAAAAAACACAACTACCCTGTTTGGTATAAAGTATATTTATTATTCAGACCATTAGGCGGGGCATTATTAAGCCTCGGATGCTTTAAAATCTCAAAAGCCAAATACCACTTTAATATATTTAAGGGACGTCTACTTGGAATGAAATGA
- a CDS encoding glycosyltransferase — MTNIIAVVVTYNRKELLKNCLQKIFFQNVPLQKVIVIDNASTDGTETQVKDSDFFKSGRILYFKLPSNFGGAGGFHEGIKIASTLKPDWIWLMDDDGEPRPDTLSNLLNMPERFLFRGPLIIDILDNQHNRLSFPIPIIQKNKKRDLLTIIDAKDNSPFGYIEGYLNPFNGVLLNRKVIDLVGLPCPDFFLWGDETEYFLRIKKKGIPIATSTSALFFHPSDKMNKRKFSVLKKNIIVNFSNDNFRSYLLIRNSTFISKKYFGIKGLFNQTIKSLFFYKIASPQTPTSIIFKAYFHGLTGNLRKHLNYKT; from the coding sequence ATGACGAATATTATTGCTGTTGTTGTCACCTATAATAGGAAGGAACTTTTAAAAAATTGTCTGCAGAAAATCTTTTTTCAAAATGTTCCACTCCAAAAGGTAATTGTAATCGATAATGCTTCTACAGACGGAACAGAAACCCAAGTCAAGGATTCCGATTTTTTTAAATCGGGGCGGATATTATATTTCAAATTACCATCCAACTTTGGAGGTGCGGGGGGATTTCATGAAGGCATCAAAATAGCTTCAACGCTTAAACCTGACTGGATTTGGTTGATGGATGATGATGGAGAGCCTCGACCTGACACATTAAGCAATTTACTTAATATGCCGGAAAGATTTCTATTCCGAGGACCGTTAATTATTGATATCTTGGATAATCAACACAATCGATTATCTTTTCCCATCCCAATAATTCAAAAGAATAAAAAAAGAGATTTACTTACAATAATCGACGCGAAAGATAACTCTCCTTTTGGCTACATAGAAGGTTATTTAAATCCATTTAATGGGGTACTATTAAATAGAAAGGTAATTGACTTGGTAGGATTGCCATGTCCAGACTTTTTCCTTTGGGGAGACGAAACTGAATACTTTTTGAGAATCAAAAAAAAAGGAATACCTATCGCGACTTCCACATCGGCATTGTTTTTCCATCCATCAGACAAGATGAATAAAAGGAAGTTCAGTGTTCTTAAAAAGAATATTATTGTCAATTTTTCTAATGATAATTTTAGATCGTATTTATTAATAAGGAATTCGACCTTTATAAGCAAAAAATATTTTGGTATTAAAGGATTATTCAACCAAACAATTAAAAGTTTGTTTTTTTATAAAATAGCATCTCCTCAAACTCCAACAAGCATTATTTTCAAAGCGTATTTCCATGGTCTTACCGGGAATTTAAGAAAACATTTAAATTATAAAACATAA
- a CDS encoding O-antigen ligase family protein — protein sequence MESTLNRKTYHAIFCFYQISLVFLPLSFATKLILGIPSITWIEPTLIINFLIFPFQIPTLKFSDALALICATLLFPTIVIVFSLISLISLDPAPFSKTLVEIARLSLCSIFAFNSYNFLSQTNFRKRAYFTIGVSGTLQLLFAIYIISTPFLPVPTLSSLKEYAIEYLYRQSVFGFGIPIPRLGGTFIESPPFGLFMLCVLMVSIFNFREFKTKSSVFFILASSFGTLASLSSQVLLSAILIGGIFYFRSRFAKKNILFFNITFLIAVVFLVTCYLALPYFSQKYTEFITGQFSGTSFGERYFHLEKSLDLLSQNIRILIIGIGAGNFGFYSAKDGIFPDTVTPQFIVSEILVENGILGLTIFLFTILFIIKKINKGMGYYGVLLFLALFFANSFQSNWKQPSFFLLLSLLLAIASKERVYNLPSNAEMITIKTH from the coding sequence ATGGAATCAACTCTAAATAGAAAAACTTATCATGCCATCTTTTGCTTTTACCAAATTTCCCTTGTCTTTCTACCGCTTTCGTTCGCCACAAAATTAATTTTGGGAATACCGTCAATTACGTGGATCGAACCTACATTGATAATCAATTTCCTAATTTTTCCATTCCAAATTCCTACATTAAAATTTTCCGATGCCCTTGCATTGATATGTGCAACTTTGCTGTTCCCAACTATTGTTATAGTCTTTTCATTAATATCTCTAATATCTTTAGACCCAGCTCCATTTTCAAAAACCTTAGTAGAAATAGCTAGGCTTAGCCTTTGCTCAATCTTTGCATTTAATTCCTACAATTTTCTCTCGCAAACTAATTTTCGTAAAAGAGCTTATTTCACAATTGGCGTTTCCGGAACCTTACAACTGCTTTTCGCAATATATATTATTTCAACTCCGTTTTTGCCCGTTCCTACGCTGTCTTCATTAAAGGAATATGCAATTGAATATCTTTATCGGCAATCAGTATTTGGTTTTGGAATTCCAATTCCCCGACTCGGAGGGACATTTATTGAGAGCCCTCCATTTGGTCTTTTCATGTTATGCGTTCTAATGGTTTCTATTTTTAACTTTAGGGAATTTAAAACAAAATCTTCAGTATTTTTTATTTTGGCATCATCCTTCGGAACACTAGCATCTTTATCTTCCCAAGTATTGCTTTCCGCCATCCTGATTGGAGGCATTTTCTATTTTCGATCAAGATTTGCAAAAAAAAATATCTTATTTTTTAATATTACTTTTTTGATAGCAGTGGTCTTTTTAGTCACCTGCTATTTGGCGTTACCCTATTTTTCACAAAAATATACTGAATTTATTACCGGCCAGTTTTCAGGAACTTCATTTGGTGAGAGGTACTTTCACCTTGAAAAATCATTAGATTTACTCTCTCAAAATATTAGGATTCTTATTATTGGAATTGGGGCTGGAAACTTTGGTTTTTATTCAGCTAAGGACGGTATTTTCCCAGATACAGTAACACCACAATTTATTGTTTCTGAAATATTGGTAGAAAATGGCATTTTGGGGCTTACTATATTTTTATTCACAATCCTTTTTATTATTAAAAAAATTAATAAAGGAATGGGATACTATGGAGTATTGTTATTCCTTGCATTATTTTTCGCCAACTCATTTCAGTCTAACTGGAAACAACCAAGTTTCTTTTTGCTTTTATCGCTATTATTAGCCATTGCTTCAAAAGAAAGAGTATACAATTTACCATCCAACGCGGAGATGATCACAATCAAGACCCATTAA
- a CDS encoding glycosyltransferase family 4 protein, with product MVEYFINGRFLTQSLTGVQRYAFEMVRELDQLLAERSEEEFKVKFTILAPRANLTDLKLKKIRLKQVGWLGGYFWEQFELPIFSAGSPLVNFGNICPLLKRNQFLTIHDMTVFRTPENFSLSFRMFYKIFFRLLKFKEVKLITISEFSREEIKKILSPKHEPKVIYLGSDHLDRVSADNSIIEKANVKSGKYFLLVGSFSKNKNIDFAIKAFLQEKIKDFDLLIVCKSNYSVFQGNNEITERDNIKWVSDINDSQLKALYINAKSLIFPSLYEGFGLPPVEAIALGCDVLISDISIHREICGDRASYFNPNNLTSLINAIRISAETSIDQAGKAKRALQIRNAFSWEKAASQYLQVINGS from the coding sequence ATGGTCGAATATTTTATAAACGGGAGGTTTTTAACACAAAGTCTTACCGGTGTTCAAAGATATGCATTTGAAATGGTGCGGGAATTAGATCAATTGCTTGCTGAAAGAAGTGAGGAAGAGTTTAAAGTTAAGTTTACAATCCTTGCTCCACGTGCCAATTTAACAGATCTAAAATTAAAAAAAATAAGATTGAAGCAAGTGGGGTGGTTAGGCGGCTACTTTTGGGAACAGTTTGAGTTGCCAATATTCTCGGCGGGTTCGCCACTAGTTAATTTTGGAAATATTTGTCCGCTTCTAAAGAGAAATCAATTTCTCACAATTCATGATATGACTGTGTTTAGAACTCCGGAAAACTTTTCTTTAAGTTTTCGAATGTTTTATAAAATTTTCTTTCGGCTTCTAAAGTTTAAAGAAGTAAAACTAATAACAATTTCAGAGTTTTCACGAGAGGAAATAAAAAAAATATTATCGCCAAAACACGAGCCAAAAGTAATCTATCTTGGTTCGGATCACTTGGATAGAGTCTCGGCTGATAATTCAATTATTGAAAAAGCTAATGTTAAGAGCGGAAAATATTTTCTTTTGGTTGGTAGTTTTTCTAAAAATAAAAATATTGATTTTGCGATTAAAGCATTTTTGCAAGAAAAAATAAAAGATTTTGATCTTTTGATTGTGTGTAAAAGTAACTATTCTGTATTTCAGGGGAATAATGAAATCACCGAAAGAGATAATATTAAATGGGTATCAGATATAAACGATTCACAACTAAAGGCACTTTACATTAACGCAAAATCGTTAATTTTTCCTTCATTATATGAGGGTTTTGGTCTTCCACCTGTGGAAGCGATCGCGTTGGGATGTGATGTGTTAATATCCGATATAAGCATTCATCGGGAAATTTGTGGGGATAGGGCTTCTTATTTCAATCCAAATAATTTGACTTCGCTAATTAATGCCATACGCATATCTGCAGAAACTTCTATAGATCAGGCAGGGAAAGCCAAAAGGGCACTCCAAATAAGAAACGCCTTTTCATGGGAAAAGGCTGCATCTCAATATTTGCAGGTCATTAATGGGTCTTGA
- a CDS encoding flippase-like domain-containing protein — protein MSPRRKRQLFNVLGIALSGIFIYFCFHSLDGQDLRKAFLLPKPWWLLGVVLLNFLLMALRALLWSGLLRPLAALPFWTLFDVLHIGYMANNLLPLKAGEFFRASFVAKKWNLRYTQVLTTVGLERFFPGFSMILLSFLVASFLQVPIWIKTGAYTLGAILVGVQVMLILLWKRKPDLVKWEKRHPAIYRVIEFFYHIGEASQPLRSFSSFAWLLGLAFLSWALQVAMLMCVEAAFGIHVGVLQTTFVLIAINFAIALPSAPSSIGTFEFAAVLAYTWLGLDKATALGIGFYFHFLQVIPVTLVGLFYYFRWGIRLKDLEEAEMKKAEAMP, from the coding sequence ATGTCCCCGCGTCGCAAAAGGCAGCTCTTCAACGTCTTGGGCATCGCCCTCTCCGGCATCTTCATCTACTTTTGCTTCCATTCCCTCGACGGCCAGGACCTGCGCAAGGCCTTCCTGCTCCCGAAGCCCTGGTGGCTGCTCGGCGTGGTCCTGCTGAATTTCCTCTTGATGGCCCTGCGCGCCCTGCTGTGGTCGGGACTGCTGCGCCCCTTGGCCGCCCTGCCCTTCTGGACGCTCTTCGACGTGCTCCACATCGGCTACATGGCGAATAACCTCCTGCCGCTGAAGGCCGGCGAATTCTTCCGCGCCTCCTTCGTCGCCAAGAAGTGGAATCTGCGCTACACCCAGGTGCTGACGACGGTCGGATTGGAACGCTTCTTTCCCGGCTTCTCCATGATTCTGCTCTCCTTCCTCGTCGCGAGCTTTTTGCAAGTGCCGATCTGGATCAAGACCGGCGCCTACACCCTGGGCGCGATCCTGGTGGGCGTGCAGGTGATGCTGATCCTGCTCTGGAAGCGGAAGCCGGACCTGGTGAAGTGGGAGAAACGGCACCCGGCGATCTACCGGGTCATCGAGTTTTTCTATCACATCGGCGAGGCCTCGCAGCCGCTGCGTTCTTTCTCTTCCTTCGCCTGGCTCTTGGGGCTGGCCTTTCTTAGTTGGGCACTACAAGTTGCGATGCTCATGTGCGTCGAGGCGGCCTTCGGGATTCATGTGGGGGTATTGCAGACCACCTTCGTGCTCATCGCCATCAACTTCGCCATCGCCCTGCCCAGCGCGCCCTCGAGCATCGGTACCTTCGAGTTTGCCGCGGTCCTGGCCTACACCTGGCTGGGCCTGGACAAGGCGACGGCCTTGGGGATCGGCTTCTACTTTCACTTCCTCCAGGTGATCCCGGTCACGTTGGTGGGTTTGTTCTATTATTTTCGTTGGGGGATAAGGTTGAAGGACTTGGAAGAGGCGGAGATGAAGAAGGCGGAGGCGATGCCTTAG
- a CDS encoding lipid carrier--UDP-N-acetylgalactosaminyltransferase encodes MESTEKAHPISLLGTRSEGTFWRKELYPNYLKRFFDLLLSVLLLPLAIPILAVMYFMIKLDSKGPVLYKSERMGKDGKKFYIYKFRTMVLDAEAKLTELLEKNPELKREWEIDHKLRKDPRVTRVGKIIRALSLDELPQLWNVAKGEMSFVGPRPIVEAEVQKYGKYFRIYKSVKPGITGLWQVNGRNDISYEARINFDKHYVEKMSFPLDLLIMGKTIPVALSKKGAY; translated from the coding sequence ATGGAGTCTACAGAAAAAGCTCACCCCATATCTCTACTAGGCACTAGAAGTGAAGGGACCTTCTGGCGAAAGGAGCTATACCCAAATTATCTTAAGCGATTTTTTGATCTATTACTCAGCGTGCTACTGCTACCCTTAGCCATACCTATCCTCGCTGTCATGTATTTCATGATAAAATTAGATAGTAAAGGTCCTGTGTTATATAAAAGTGAGCGAATGGGAAAAGATGGTAAAAAATTCTATATTTATAAATTTAGGACGATGGTTCTTGATGCGGAAGCAAAACTTACTGAGCTTTTAGAGAAAAATCCCGAATTGAAACGAGAATGGGAAATTGATCATAAGTTGCGTAAAGACCCTCGCGTAACACGAGTTGGGAAAATCATACGGGCACTGAGTTTAGATGAACTACCCCAGCTGTGGAACGTCGCTAAAGGTGAAATGAGTTTCGTTGGACCCAGACCTATCGTTGAGGCTGAGGTACAAAAGTATGGGAAATATTTTAGAATATATAAATCGGTGAAACCTGGAATAACTGGCTTATGGCAGGTTAACGGGCGAAACGATATTTCTTACGAAGCTAGAATAAATTTTGATAAGCATTATGTAGAAAAAATGAGTTTCCCTTTGGATCTATTGATCATGGGTAAGACCATCCCAGTGGCTCTATCTAAAAAAGGGGCTTATTAA